In the Juglans microcarpa x Juglans regia isolate MS1-56 chromosome 6D, Jm3101_v1.0, whole genome shotgun sequence genome, one interval contains:
- the LOC121235606 gene encoding transcription termination factor MTERF9, chloroplastic — protein sequence MASFLSLYPFNTTPPLSLNVFDTHLIVQSFSSLIGEGIVKRRSSGHRFEVRSTHSSPRILKSNRRSRYGQALSPFDSDDDEEEYDGDDDVVVEDDWSSPNDDFAETAEFDVNGKRVKSENGYKTRKGNQRQSEKDRGIGSSMFGQNLKVDEDQLYVRNGKSTFQRSDIGDCYHDSKRTEEVRSLDMNGRGRLQLMTRKSMEGKYPRLYEEIDLDKRCMPLLDYLTTFGLKESHFIQMYERHMPSLQINVCSAQERLEYLLSVGVKHRDVRRILLRQPQILEYTVENNLKSHVAFLMSLGIPSSRVGQIISAAPSLFSYSVENSLKPTVRYLVEEVGIKEKDLGKVIQLSPQILVQRIDRTWNTRYIFLSKELGAPRDNIVKMVTKHPQLLHYSIDDGLLPRINFLRGIGMGDSDILKVLTSLTQVLSLSLEENLKPKYMYLINELHNEVRSLTKYPMYLSLSLDQRIRPRHRFLVALKKVPEGPFPLSSLVPTDECFCQQWAGTSLDTYLEFRQRLLLKKFAKKYEKKG from the exons atggcatcttttctctctctctacccctTCAATACCACCCCTCCTTTGTCTTTGAACGTCTTTGACACCCACTTGATCGTACAGTCTTTCTCAAGTTTGATTGGAGAAGGAATTGTTAAGCGGAGGAGCAGTGGGCACAGGTTCGAGGTGCGGTCGACGCACTCGAGTCCTAGGATCCTCAAGTCCAACCGGAGGTCGCGCTACGGTCAGGCACTCTCGCCGTTTGACTCTGATGATGACGAAGAAGAATACGACGGCGACGACGACGTCGTGGTGGAGGATGATTGGTCCTCGCCCAAT GATGACTTTGCCGAAACTGCAGAATTTGATGTTAATGGAAAGAGAGTTAAGTCCGAGAATGGATATAAAACACGGAAAGGTAACCAGAGACAATCAGAAAAAGACCGGGGCATCGGATCATCCATGTTTGGACAAAACCTCAAAGTGGATGAAGACCAATTGTACGTAAGAAATGGCAAGAGCACCTTCCAAAGGAGTGACATTGGAGATTGCTATCATGATTCAAAGAGAACAGAGGAAGTCAGATCCTTAGACATGAATGGCAGAGGAAG ATTACAGTTGATGACAAGGAAATCCATGGAGGGCAAATATCCTCGGCTATATGAAGAAATAGATTTGGATAAAAGATGTATGCCCCTTCTTGATTACTTGACCACGTTTGGGCTCAAGGAGTCGCACTTTATCCAGATGTATGAAAGGCACATGCCTTCCCTTCAAATTAATGTGTGTTCTGCTCAAGAAAGGTTGGAATACTTGTTGAGTGTTGGTGTCAAACATAGAGATGTGAGAAGAATACTTTTGAGGCAACCACAAATTTTGGAGTACACAGTGGAGAATAATTTGAAGTCCCATGTTGCTTTCTTGATGAGTTTGGGTATTCCAAGTTCCAGAGTAGGGCAGATAATTTCAGCTGctccctctctattttcttatagtgttgAGAATTCATTGAAACCCACTGTTAGATACTTGGTTGAAGAGGTTGGCATTAAGGAAAAAGATTTAGGTAAAGTTATACAACTTAGCCCTCAAATTCTGGTTCAGCGCATTGATAGAACATGGAATACTCGTTATATTTTTCTGtcaaaggagttgggagctCCAAGAGATAATATAGTCAAGATGGTGACAAAACATCCTCAGCTCCTCCATTACAGTATCGATGATGGATTACTGCCTAGGATCAATTTCTTGAGGGGTATTGGGATGGGTGATTCTGACATCTTGAAAGTTTTAACGAGCCTTACACAG GTGTTATCTTTGTCACTGGAGGAGAATCTAAAGCCCAAGTATATGTACTTGATCAATGAACTCCATAATGAGGTGCGTTCATTGACAAAATATCCTATGTACTTAAGTTTGTCTTTGGACCAGAGAATTCGTCCTCGCCATAGATTCTTGGTTGCACTGAAGAAAGTTCCGGAAGGACCATTTCCTCTCAGTTCACTGGTTCCAACCGATGAATGTTTTTGTCAACAGTGGGCTGGAACCAGTTTAGATACATATTTAGAATTTCGGCAGAGACTACTGCTCAAGAAGTTTGcaaagaaatatgaaaagaaaggatAA